In Penaeus chinensis breed Huanghai No. 1 chromosome 41, ASM1920278v2, whole genome shotgun sequence, the genomic window CTTAAATGGTTacggtatatgaatatataaagtacAGGCTTACGTACATTCAGGCGTACATATCACCATGCATGCGCACGTGCATTCGTTCTGTGTCCTCATACAAACATTCGGATAAACATAGATACAAACGCACAGTGCACCGAGTACGTACCCGCTCACCAGACACACTGTGAACGCGCACTGGCCCGGCGCACGGGAGCCGAACGCGCCGCATCCACTCGACCCAGGGCGACTGTGAGCCAAACGCCAGACGCAGGCCCCCTTGCCCTCGGACCCCTTGCCCTCGGATCCCTTGCCCTCGGACCCCTTGCCCTCGGACCCCTTGCCCTCGGACCCCTTGCCCTCGGACCCCTTGCCCTCGAACCCCATGCCCTCGGACCCCTTGCCCTCGGACCCCTTGCCCTCGAACCCCATGCCCTCGGGTTTGCCCTCGGGCCCCCTTGCCCCCGGCCCCTTGCCCTCGGGCCCCCTTGCCCTCGGACCTCTTGCCCCCGGACCCCTTGCCCTCGGACCCCTTGCCCTCGGACCCCTTGCCCTCGGACCCCTTGCCCTCGAACCCCATGCCCTCGGACCCTTGCCCTCGGACCCCTTGCCCTCGAACCCCATGGGCCCCCGGGTTCTTGCCTCGGGCCCCTTGCCCTCGGGCCCCTTGCCCTCGGACCTCTTGCCCTCGGACCCCTTGCCCTCGGACCCCTTGCCCTCGGACCCCTTGCCCTCGGACCCCTTGCCTCGGACCCCTTGCCCTGGACCCCTTGCCCTCGGACCCCTTGCCCTCGACCCCCATGCCCTCGGACCCCTTGCCCTCGGACCCCTTGCCCTCGAGCCCCCATGCCCTCGGGTTCTTGCCCTCGGGCCCCTTGCCCTCGGGCCCCTTGCCCCCGGGCCCCTGCCCTCGGACCTCTTGCCCTCGGACCCCTTGCCCTCGGACCCCTTGCCCTCGAACCCCTTGCCCTCGGACCCCTTGCCCTCGAACCCCATGCCCTCGGACCCCTTGCCCTCGGACCCCTTGCCCTCGAACCCCATGCCCTCGGGTTCTTGCCCTCGGGCCCCTTGCCCTCGGGCCCCTTGCCCTCGGGCCCCTTGCCCTCGGACCTCTTGCCCTCGGACCCCTTGCCCTCGGACCCCTTGCCCTCGGACCCCTTGCCCTTGAACCCCTTGCCCTCGGACCCCTTGCCCTCGGACCCCTTGCCCTCGGACCCCTTGCCCTCTTCGCCGATTGGCTGCCCGGGCGCCATCTTCCCAGCGCCAGAAAAGCCTCCCTGAAAAGTTCTCACGCTCGATCCTCCGGCAGAGATTGCCTTAATTGCAAAGGCACCGAGGAGCCCGCACGCCCCAGCAAGGACTCGGAGGCGCCGACGGACTCCATTCCTGAGGCAAGGGCGACGGAGAGGCCTTTGCCAAGAGACTGGTAGATTGCGAGAGAGTGCTCGGCATTCAtagctatcgtcatcatcatcatcgtcacttcaTCAtcctgtcgtcatcatcatcgttaatattgtcgttattattttcaggGCCAccgcagcattatcattattattttgttttcttatttgctAAGGGGAATTAGGTCAACTTTAGGCAAACGGACTACAAACCAAGAATGAAACACGCAGGTTGCCTTTGCCCGGAGTGCATAGCGTGGCATGTTACGTCTCGGGCGTCGCCAAAACGTCACCATTAACCTCGTCACGCTCGGGAGTTCATGGTCCAATTTTCGCTCGTTGTGACGCGACTCGTTGAGCTCCGAGGAACCGCCATTGCTGTTAAGACTATGCTGAAGGTgcaatcgggggggggggggggattcatttTCTCGAGGTAATGCTGATGCTCTTGGGGTTCTTGTGGGGGCAGGGCTCTCCCTTGCACTCGCTGTGGGGGATTTAACGGGGCGGGACTCCTTTGGGGTGAGAGAgcacccacccactcattcattcattcattcattcactcattcattcattcattcattcattcattcattcactcactcactcactcactcactcactcactcactcactcactcactcactcactcactcactcactcactcacccactcacccactcacccactcactcactcactcactcactcactcactcacccacccacccacccacccacccacccacccacccacccacccacccacccacccactcactcactcactcactcactcactcactcactcacttactcactcactcactcacccacccaaaactcacccacctcacccacccactcactctcaccctcaccgaATGACTCACTCCCCCGCCCACCTATTCCCCGACTGCTACTGAGAGTTCTGTGACGCAACGTTTCGCCCGACTCGAATCTGCGCTCTGAAAAGGCACTTCATCgtgcggagagagagtgagtgagtgagtgagtgagtgagtgagtgagtgagtgagtgagtgtttgtttgtttgtttgtttgtttgtttgtttgtttgtttgtttgtttgtttgtgtgtgtgtgtgtgtgtgtgtgtgtgtgtgtgtgtgtgtgtgtgtgtgtgcttgcttgcttgtctgttttGCATAATCCGTACGGCAGGCAGCCTTCCTCTAAATCATATAACGAAAATAActtgatgaccccccccccctccgaaaaaaaaaatcgcgcgcTCGGGAGGGACTCCTTCGCCGCAGATCCTGAGAAACGCCTGCTTACTGTGGGCGTGCGTGTCTCATGTAGGTGTTTGTGGGCGTGCGTGTCTCATGTAGGTGTTTGTGGGCGTGCGTGTcttatgtgggtgtttgtgggcgTGCGTGTCTTATGTTGGTGTTTGTGGGCGTGCGTGCTCTGGTACGCGTCCGCACTTGGTTTC contains:
- the LOC125047596 gene encoding S-antigen protein-like; translated protein: MAPGQPIGEEGKGSEGKGSEGKGSEGKGFKGKGSEGKGSEGKGSEGKRSEGKGPEEPEGMGFEGKGSEGKGSEGMGFEGKGSEGKGFEGKGSEGKGSEGKRSEGRGPGARGPRARGPRARTRGHGGSRARGPRARGPRAWGSRARGPRARGPGQGVRGKGSEGKGSEGKGSEGKGSEGKRSEGKGPEGKGPEARTRGPMGFEGKGSEGKGPRAWGSRARGPRARGPRARGPRARGPGARGPRARGPEGKGPGARGPEGKPEGMGFEGKGSEGKGSEGMGFEGKGSEGKGSEGKGSEGKGSEGKGSEGKGSEGKGACVWRLAHSRPGSSGCGAFGSRAPGQCAFTVCLINHMLSLYKHVTSSLTNTREGHNGAAAVASQWHERSAGGPLLA